A window of Cryptomeria japonica chromosome 3, Sugi_1.0, whole genome shotgun sequence contains these coding sequences:
- the LOC131074907 gene encoding receptor-like protein kinase 7, producing the protein MECRALFWIACLFAYSLPWITGVEALTQEAQILLEMKKSLKDPHNALNDWKDSIHAPCNWNGISCDVTTGMVTEITIENKFINGPLYSNICKLRNLKKLQLGNNTLYGTLPPYIMNCTNLQHLNLTKNSFSGTLPDFSQLKSLQILDVTNNNFTGEFPASVGNLAELTSLNLAGNPFSPGKIPQQLMNLKKLEVLYLADCNLVGEIPSFIFNFTDLVLLDLSFNSLEGFIPKVISILSKLYQLELYDNNLSGNIPPELGNLTALKYFDASKNMLSGNLPEEVGNLRNLVSFQLYMNQLSGQIPETFGDFPYLEGLSLYTNNFTGQLPQKLGSLSNFNLIDVSENHFTGPLPKDMCRGGNLEYFLVLDNLFTGELPNSYEDCKSLKRFRVNTNNLTGKVPKGIWGLPNANIIDLSFNNFDGELGPEISNAKKLTEFYINHNQFSGILVPEIGTASELVKVEVQNNQFTGSIPKEIGSLRNLNELYLQGNMFEGSIPPEIGLCTSLVVINLAENHLYGLIPESLGSIEGLNSLNLSNNHLYGSIPNSLGTLKLSFVDFSNNHLSGPVPNSLVSNVNSESFSGNPGLCVKSSSSKSHLLHTCKGSHLTKESRKMIFISGFIVGTAILVLVIGLALLWKKYHQNQDEPRDKRGSTRWKLKSFHKISFTEKDISEALLKEENMIGSGGSGKVYRVDLQNNVTVAVKRLCPVEINSIKQNDLNKQMNAEVDVLGMVRHKNIVKLYCSLSNGKSNLLVYEYMENGNLFDALHKVYTEKASKGRDLHLDWPTRYKIAVGAAHGLAYLHHDCLPAIVHRDVKSTNILLDDDYEARIADFGIAKFLQAGRGKDPTAAFAGTYGYIAPEYAYTFEVTEKSDVYSFGVVLLELVTGKQPVEPDFGDSKDIVFWISQKICSQQGAFEVLDSRISKYFEEEMIKVLKIAVRCTFKLPRLRPTMREVVKMLLEADPCSSSSSSSKTTQKEGTQKNATMDFGMTVRQSSQHKH; encoded by the exons ATGGAGTGCAGAGCTCTGTTTTGGATTGCATGTTTGTTTGCCTATTCATTGCCCTGGATAACAGGTGTTGAGGCTCTTACTCAGGAGGCTCAAATTTTACTGGAAATGAAGAAAAGTCTGAAGGATCCTCATAATGCGCTGAACGACTGGAAAGATTCCATTCATGCACCTTGCAACTGGAATGGGATTAGCTGCGATGTTACTACAGGTATGGTCACTGAGATCACAATTGAAAACAAATTTATAAATGGTCCTCTATATTCCAATATTTGCAAATTGCGAAATTTGAAGAAGCTTCAATTGGGAAACAATACGCTATATGGGACTTTACCCCCATATATCATGAACTGCACCAATCTTCAGCACCTGAATCTCACAAAAAATTCTTTCTCCGGAACTTTACCAGATTTTTCCCAATTGAAATCCTTGCAGATTCTTGATGTGACAAACAATAACTTCACAGGTGAATTTCCTGCTTCTGTTGGTAATTTAGCTGAGCTGACTTCCCTCAACCTTGCTGGTAACCCATTCAGTCCAGGAAAAATACCCCAGCAGCTCATGAATTTGAAGAAACTCGAGGTGCTATACTTGGCTGACTGCAATTTGGTAGGAGAAATCCcaagttttatttttaattttacagATCTAGTTCTTTTGGATCTCTCTTTCAATTCTCTGGAGGGATTCATTCCAAAGGTGATTTCGATACTCAGTAAACTCTACCAACTAGAGCTGTATGACAACAATCTTAGTGGAAATATACCCCCAGAGCTAGGAAATCTCACAGCactaaaatattttgatgcatCAAAGAATATGTTGAGTGGAAATCTTCCAGAAGAGGTTGGAAATTTGAGAAACTTAGTTTCATTTCAGCTCTACATGAACCAGCTTTCTGGTCAAATCCCTGAAACCTTTGGTGACTTTCCATATCTTGAAGGCTTGTCACTGTATACGAACAATTTCACAGGACAACTACCACAAAAGCTTGGTAGCTTGTCAAATTTCAACTTGATTGATGTTTCTGAGAACCATTTCACTGGCCCACTACCAAAAGATATGTGTAGAGGAGGAAACCTGGAATACTTTCTTGTTCTTGATAATCTTTTTACTGGAGAACTGCCCAATTCTTATGAAGATTGCAAAAGTTTGAAACGTTTCAGAGTGAATACCAATAATCTAACTGGTAAGGTACCCAAAGGAATTTGGGGTttgccaaatgccaacattattGATCTGAGCTTCAATAACTTTGATGGTGAACTTGGTCCCGAGATCAGCAATGCAAAGAAGTTAACAGAATTCTATATTAACCATAATCAATTCTCAGGGATCTTGGTGCCAGAGATCGGAACGGCCTCAGAATTAGTCAAAGTTGAAGTCCAGAATAATCAATTTACAGGCTCAATCCCAAAAGAAATCGGCAGTTTGAGGAATTTGAATGAATTGTATTTGCAGGGAAATATGTTTGAGGGATCCATTCCGCCTGAAATTGGTTTATGCACTTCTTTGGTTGTTATCAACCTGGCAGAAAACCATTTGTATGGATTGATTCCAGAGTCTTTGGGGTCCATCGAAGGTCTGAATTCTCTAAATCTTTCAAATAATCATCTCTATGGATCAATTCCAAATAGCCTTGGTACATTGAAGCTAAGCTTTGTTGACTTCTCCAACAACCATTTATCTGGCCCTGTTCCAAATTCCTTAGTCAGTAACGTGAACAGTGAAAGCTTCTCAGGGAATCCAGGGCTCTGTGTCAAAAGCTCTAGCAGTAAAAGTCATCTACTTCATACTTGTAAGGGTTCTCATCTCACGAAAGAATCCAGAAAAATGATATTTATATCAGGGTTCATTGTTGGAACAGCAATATTAGTACTAGTGATTGGTTTGGCACTTCTGTGGAAAAAATACCATCAAAACCAAGACGAACCTAGGGATAAAAGAGGAAGTACACGCTGGAAACTTAAATCTTTTCATAAAATAAGTTTCACTGAGAAGGATATTTCTGAAGCTTTGCTAAAGGAAGAGAATATGATTGGAAGTGGTGGATCGGGCAAGGTTTACCGTGTGGATTTGCAAAACAATGTAACTGTTGCTGTAAAAAGGCTTTGCCCAGTGGAGATTAACAGTATCAAGCAAAATGATCTCAACAAACAGATGAATGCAGAAGTGGATGTTTTAGGGATGGTTCGGCACAAAAATATTGTGAAGCTATATTGTAGTTTATCAAATGGTAAGTCAAATCTTCTGGTATATGAATATATGGAGAATGGAAACTTGTTTGATGCTTTGCATAAAGTCTATACAGAAAAGGCATCAAAGGGAAGAGATTTGCATTTGGATTGGCCAACAAGGTATAAGATTGCAGTAGGAGCAGCACATGGATTGGCATATCTTCATCATGATTGCTTACCTGCAATTGTTCACAGAGATGTAAAATCTACCAATATTTTGCTGGATGACGATTATGAGGCAAGGATTGCTGATTTTGGTATTGCGAAATTTCTTCAAGCTGGCAGAGGAAAGGATCCCACCGCAGCTTTTGCAGGCACGTATGGCTACATTGCTCCGG AATATGCATATACTTTTGAGGTCACTGAGAAGAGTGACGTTTACAGTTTCGGTGTGGTTCTATTGGAGCTTGTCACTGGAAAACAACCAGTTGAGCCAGACTTTGGTGATAGCAAGGACATAGTTTTCTGGATTTCACAGAAAATATGTTCCCAGCAAGGTGCTTTTGAGGTTCTGGATTCAAGGATTTCTAAATATTTTGAGGAAGAAATGATCAAGGTCTTGAAAATTGCAGTGCGTTGTACATTCAAACTCCCAAGACTACGGCCCACCATGAGAGAAGTTGTAAAAATGTTGCTGGAAGCTGATCCCtgcagtagtagtagtagtagttcCAAGACAACCCAAAAAGAAGGAACCCAAAAGAACGCAACCATGGACTTTGGCATGACTGTCAGACAAAGTTCTCAGCACAAACATTGA